AATTGCGCTGAAGAATCTGCCAGTAGGCGTCCTGGGCCTCCTTGAGAGTTAGCACAATCGGCGCATGAGAGGCCAACCTGGCGACTTCCTTGCGGCAGCCCGCAGATGCCGGCAGGGCGGTATAAAGCATTAAATTGACTAGGAAAAATAGCGCTGATCGCATGCGAAAAGGTTTTGCAAGGAGCGTTCCAGGTCGTGGTTCCTCGGCTAGGTGTTTCATCTAATAGGTGAACCGTCGCCACCCATTTTGGAAGGCGAATTATTGGTCACAAAAGAGAGTACAAAGGCTAAAAACGATAGACGGCGGAAAGGGCGGCGCTGTCTTCTTTGCTTTCGGTGGCTCCTTGGGTGGATTGGGATTTGCTGTGGCGGTAGTCGAGTTTGACGACCAGATGATCATTGACGGTTCGCTTGAGGCCCGCAGTTTGATCCATGCGGCGGTAGGTGCCGGGGTAATCACTGGTGCCTTCAAAGCGCAGGCCCCAGGCCCACTTGTCATTTGCCTGAGAAGTGAAGCTCACTAAAAAGGCTTGGGTGTCATCTTGTTGGCCGACTTGATCCACATGGTCCAACTCCAGGTGAAGATCCCAATGGTCGCGCATGAGTCCTAAAAGAATCTCGCTAAAGCGCATGGGATCGCCGTGATCTGAGTACTCAATGTAGCCGAGTTTGAGATAGCCATTTTCCTGAGTGTAGCCAATCATGCCGCCATACTCGGGCGAAGTGTTGCCCAAAGAGCCTTTGCCAACGGCGTCTGAGGCAATCAGATTTAAAGACCAAGGGCCTCTTTGGTGGGCGAGCATCAGGCCGTTGTGGGTGCCATGAGAAACATTAATTCCCACCCAAGCCAAGCGGGCAAAAAAATTGTCGGCGGCGTCGTTGGCCTCATAGCCATAGATGGAATCAAATTGTCCAAGAGTCAGAGTCCATTCTCCAACCTTGTGTTCCAAATAGAGTTGAGCCTTTTCTTTGGCCAAGTCAAAGTTGTTGGTCGCGGCGGAATCCGCAATTCCGTCATTGTCCGTATCCAAGGGTCCAGCCCACTTGATCGGCAGGTCTAAATAAAATCGACTGTCTTGAAACTTGTGCTCTACCATCAGAGAGCCGGCGAACAGGCGAAAACCACTATTGAAGGAGTCCTCATCAATCCAGCTGTAGCCCACATCAGCAAAACCAGAAATGGTGGTACTGGAGTCAGAGGTGGAAGCAGGTGACCTGGTGGCGGAGGCCGCAGGCAAAGTTTCAGCGAACGAGTGTGCGGTGGCGAGAGTCAATGTCAAACAAAGCCCTACACGAGCCAGATCCTTAAGCACTTCCACGATGAAGCCTCCCGTTGAGGCCTCATTAGACAAAATGTTTTCCGGATATGCCAAGCGATTTCGGTGGAGGCCCCGAGTTTCGACGCTTCGAATAGGGAATCAAAAAAAGTCTCTGCGAAAAGTGGGACCCAGGGAGCCGGGGGGCTCCAACCAACCAAGTCCTAGTTGGAACCTTTGGCGACCTGAGTCCCAGCTTTTCGCAGAGCAAGTTCCGATTCGATGTGGGCAATCCAGCCATCAAGAGGAGACGCATCTTTTTTGGCTGTGACCTTCTTGGCGACCTTCAATGATTGCAAAGCCTCGTCGAGTTTCCCCATTTGAAAAAGCGACATGCCAATGCCCAGGTGAATCTGACTGGGCCGCTTGAGCTTTCCTTTTTGGAGAGCACGCTTAAGATGAGAGACCGCCTGGGGCCACTTTTCTTGTTCCATATACAGCTGGCCCAGGCGGGACTCTAGATCACCCTTTGAGCTGAGCTGGGCGGCTTGCTTAAGAGCGGCAATGGATTTGTCCAAATCTTCGGCCTGGAGCCATGCAGCCGAAAGGATTTCCCAATTGCGTTGGGTCTTCTCCACTTTACCCGTTGCTAATCCCTGTTCCAACAGTTGAGCGGCTTCAAATGGAAGGCCTTCTTGTAGGCGCAATCCCACCAGGTTCATGATTTCGCCTTGTTCCTTAAACTGATCAATGCGGTTTCCTGTTTCCAGGGAGGCTAGGGCCGGTTTGGCTTCGTTGCTGTTGAGGAGTAATCCGGAGAGCTGTTTCCAATTGGCTTTTTCGTCAGGTTTGAGAGCCGTCAGTTGTTTGGCCCTTTTCACAGCCATTTCCGATTGCCCCAATTCTGAGTGCAGAGCCATGGCGAGACGAATCCAGGCCGGGTTGGCTTTTGGAACTTCGTTCAAGGCCATGGTGATTTGATCCAAAGCTAACTGAAGCTGGCGGTTTTCGGCATAGACCGCGGCAATAAAGGCCCGGGCCTCGGGGCGAATATTTTCAGCCAGTGCCATCCACAACTCCAAAGTCTCTTGGGCCTTGTTGCCATTTTTTCCGGCCATCTGCACTTGAGCCAAGGCAAACATGAGAGTCATGGTTGGCGTGTAGGGAAGAACCTCAAGTTTTAAAGCGCGGCCAAAGCTTTCCTCTGAAGCTTGGTAGTTTTCCATTTGCGCATGGATGATTCCCTGGAGGTGATAGGCCTGGGCCAATTCAAAAGGGCGTTTGCTGGTCGATTTGATCAACAGGTTGGCCATATCCAGAGCCTGATCGTACTTTTCTTTTTGGATCCAACCGTAAATACGCTGGAGTTTCTTGTGAGAACTCTGCGAGACCAGAGCTGAGCGTCTCTCAAGCAACTGCTGTTTGATCTTCTGCAATTCCTGTTTGGGCGGAATAGCGGCAAACGAAGGCACAGCCCACAAACACAGACTGAGGATCAAAACTGAAAGTCGAGTTGTGCGTAACATAATGTCTCTCCTTAGCTCTCCAGTTTGAAGTCAATTTTGACTTTAAGGCCTTCCTGAACAATGGGTTTACCTTCGATGACCTTGGGGCGGTACTTCCATTTCAACAGGGCACGACGGGCCGAGCGGTCAAAGATACGCCTGGGGTGAGAATCCATCACTCGGACGTTGGAGACCGTGCCCGCAGGAGTGATATCAAACTGCAGAACCACCCAACCTTCCACTCCCATCATGGCCGCCTTACGCGGGTACTGAGGTTCCATGCGCACGAGAGGCATGACTTCGCTGCCGCCACCACCGGCTGCACCACCTAATAGAGGGCCGCCACCAAAATTTAATGGTAGATCCATCGCCGGAATATTCATTTGTGCCAGATCCTGTGTCGGTACATCAGCCGAGGCCACATTCATGCGGTCCATGCGCGGAGTTTCTTTGGGTTCGGGAGGCTTTTCCGGAAGTTTACGCTGCCGGGTCTCCACCTGATCCTGGGACTTAAGGCGGACAAATTCGATAAAGCTTGCCGAGTCTTCGGTCTTTGGCAATTGGTGGTCGCCGGTAATCAGTCGTGACATGAAATAAAACAAAGACAAGGTCACGAAAAGTCCGGCTAAAAATGCAGCGC
This is a stretch of genomic DNA from Pseudobdellovibrionaceae bacterium. It encodes these proteins:
- a CDS encoding outer membrane beta-barrel protein, producing the protein MEVLKDLARVGLCLTLTLATAHSFAETLPAASATRSPASTSDSSTTISGFADVGYSWIDEDSFNSGFRLFAGSLMVEHKFQDSRFYLDLPIKWAGPLDTDNDGIADSAATNNFDLAKEKAQLYLEHKVGEWTLTLGQFDSIYGYEANDAADNFFARLAWVGINVSHGTHNGLMLAHQRGPWSLNLIASDAVGKGSLGNTSPEYGGMIGYTQENGYLKLGYIEYSDHGDPMRFSEILLGLMRDHWDLHLELDHVDQVGQQDDTQAFLVSFTSQANDKWAWGLRFEGTSDYPGTYRRMDQTAGLKRTVNDHLVVKLDYRHSKSQSTQGATESKEDSAALSAVYRF
- a CDS encoding tetratricopeptide repeat protein; protein product: MLRTTRLSVLILSLCLWAVPSFAAIPPKQELQKIKQQLLERRSALVSQSSHKKLQRIYGWIQKEKYDQALDMANLLIKSTSKRPFELAQAYHLQGIIHAQMENYQASEESFGRALKLEVLPYTPTMTLMFALAQVQMAGKNGNKAQETLELWMALAENIRPEARAFIAAVYAENRQLQLALDQITMALNEVPKANPAWIRLAMALHSELGQSEMAVKRAKQLTALKPDEKANWKQLSGLLLNSNEAKPALASLETGNRIDQFKEQGEIMNLVGLRLQEGLPFEAAQLLEQGLATGKVEKTQRNWEILSAAWLQAEDLDKSIAALKQAAQLSSKGDLESRLGQLYMEQEKWPQAVSHLKRALQKGKLKRPSQIHLGIGMSLFQMGKLDEALQSLKVAKKVTAKKDASPLDGWIAHIESELALRKAGTQVAKGSN
- a CDS encoding energy transducer TonB, with amino-acid sequence MLRASAAFLAGLFVTLSLFYFMSRLITGDHQLPKTEDSASFIEFVRLKSQDQVETRQRKLPEKPPEPKETPRMDRMNVASADVPTQDLAQMNIPAMDLPLNFGGGPLLGGAAGGGGSEVMPLVRMEPQYPRKAAMMGVEGWVVLQFDITPAGTVSNVRVMDSHPRRIFDRSARRALLKWKYRPKVIEGKPIVQEGLKVKIDFKLES